From the genome of Vibrio orientalis CIP 102891 = ATCC 33934:
CTCGCAGCAACGATCGGTAAAGTGGTTATGGTAACCGCGATGGTTGCAGTCTTTGCCGCGCAGTTTGGCTTATCTCCAGAATTTGTCGCAGAAAACGTCCGTTATGAGCTCCTGATTGCCGGCGCTCTATTTGTTATCCTTTTCTCTGCCATTTTGAACCCAAACTCTAACTTAGCCGGTACTCACGGTCCGATGATTCCATTGATACCCTTGATTGCCGCTGCGGGAGGACACCCGCTGGCTTTAGGCATCATGGTGTGTATGTTCGGCTTTATCCTCGCGTATACCAAGGGCGGTTCAAAGCTGATGACTCTCACTGGTGTTGGCGTTCGGGGCGGTCTACTCATCTATCTAGGGGCGGTCGGTCTGATTGGTCAAATTAATAAGACCGAAGCTTGGGCTTCAAGCACTGATCAAGGCTATATCTCGTTTGCCGTCATTGGTGTGACCCTAGCCGTCTATGCCTACCTAGCTAAAATTAATAAGCGCTGGCTAGCTATCCCGCTGTGTTCTCTTATCGCTGGTATTGTTGCCTACGTATTAGGGGCAGATTTCGCCTTTACTACTGAACCAGGTCTTCCGCACTTTAGTCCGTTCTACTGGTGGGGTGAAGATACAGGTTGGCAATTAGGTTGGCCAAATCTGGAGCACTTCATCGCCGTAACGCCATTTGCTTTGCTCGCTGTTGCGATGTGGTCACCTGACTACCTTGGTCACCGTGTATTCCAAGAACTGAACTACCCTAAAGACGCAAAAGGCGTGCTTATGGATGTCGATGACACCATGATGGTTGCATCAATTCGTCAGGGTATTGGCTCTTTCCTTGGTGGTGGTAACCTAGCGTCTTCATGGGGTACTTATATGATCCCTGCGGCGATCGCTAAACGTCCTATCCCAGGGGGTGCACTGCTCACCGGTATTATGTGTATCGCAGCCGCCGTTATTGGCTACCCAATGGATCTTGCTATGTGGGAGCCTGTTCTGCGTGTCGCG
Proteins encoded in this window:
- a CDS encoding DUF3360 family protein, with translation MSNKSKTFYRDMRRKAQEFDSREEFLNHDLKIMSFRRWGIHLPSRDYSVELEDLVPALAATIGKVVMVTAMVAVFAAQFGLSPEFVAENVRYELLIAGALFVILFSAILNPNSNLAGTHGPMIPLIPLIAAAGGHPLALGIMVCMFGFILAYTKGGSKLMTLTGVGVRGGLLIYLGAVGLIGQINKTEAWASSTDQGYISFAVIGVTLAVYAYLAKINKRWLAIPLCSLIAGIVAYVLGADFAFTTEPGLPHFSPFYWWGEDTGWQLGWPNLEHFIAVTPFALLAVAMWSPDYLGHRVFQELNYPKDAKGVLMDVDDTMMVASIRQGIGSFLGGGNLASSWGTYMIPAAIAKRPIPGGALLTGIMCIAAAVIGYPMDLAMWEPVLRVALIVGVFLPLLEAGMQMIHKHKDSLSAGICIFACAFVNPVFGWATTMLLDNMGLIGDHERAKELSAKDKYLIPGLAFVICVGSLAIVGQLPGIPALIGN